Part of the Halodesulfurarchaeum formicicum genome is shown below.
AGCGGGAGTACATGGGCGTCGAGGACTACGAGGCCTTTTTCACGGATCCGAGTGACTTCTTCATCCGACAGTACCTGCCCGAAGTCTTCGGCGAGTTGGACGGCATGGCTCACTTCCCACAGTTCTCGAATCTGACCGCCGGGATCGCCGGGGTCCATCCGTACCTGCTGCCCTTCGGCATGCCGCCCATGCGAGAAACGCTGCAGAACCTCCTCGACGCTGGCGAGGAAGCGATGCGGTGGCAACAGCTCATCGGCGGGACCGTCGAGGAGATCGTCGGCGCGGGCTACCCCCAGTCCGTCGGCGGGATCACCCTCGCGCCCTACGACATGCTCGGTGACATGGTGCGGGGAACCCACGCGATCATGATGGACCTCAAGCGCCGACCGGAGACGCTCCTGGAGGCTGTCGACCGGCTGGTACCCATCGCCATCGAGATGGGAATCACCTCCGCGCACGTGAACAACAACCCCTTCGTCTTCATCCCGCTGCACAAGGGCGCGGACGGGTTCATGTCCGGCGAGGAGTTCGAGACGTTCTACTGGCCACAGCTCCGTCAGGTGATCGAGGCACTGACCGAGGCGGATCTCGTGCCCTGGCTGTTCGCCGAGGGGCGATACACGTCCCGGCTGGAGACGATCAGTGACCTCCCCGAGGGCGAGATGATCTGGCACTTCCAGGACACGGACCTCGAACTGGTCCGAGAGACACTCCCCGAGTCCGTCACCATCGCGGGCGACGTCTCGACGGGCCTCCTGAACACCAGGGAGCCCGAAGCAGTCACCGAGTACAGCCAGGACCTGATCGAGCGAATGGGCCGAAACCGATTCGTCCTCTCACCGGGCGTGGGGCTCGACGAGGCAAAGCCGGCAAACGTCAAGGCGATGATGGACGCGCCGAAGAACCGGTAGGCCGTTTCGAACTGGGGAATCCTTTTTAGCTGCCCGAACGCGTAGGTGGTGTATGTCAATCGGCGAGCCCGTCGTGTTGCGGGACATCTCCGTCGAACTCGACCTCGAACAGCTCGAGACACAGCCGCCCTTCGCCCAGTGGCTCGCCGCGAAATCGGGCGCCGCCACTCGAACGCGAATCGAGACGTTGCGCGAGGAGGTCGTCGCCTCGATCGACCCACGAGGATTGTACCTGATCGAGCCGACCCAGGAATCGGTGATCGAGCGATACGACCCGCCGGCGGAACTCGTTTCGGGCAGTCACCTCGTAACCGGCGTGGTGACCCTCGGCGAGGATCCCGTGGCGACGAACGAACTGTCCCGGTTCGACGCGCTCCTCTGGGACGCACTGGAAAACGCCGCGCTCCAGGATGTCAGGGAGGCGATGCTCGAAGCGATCCGGGCCGAGACCGACGAGCGGGGCTGGAACACGACTCGGGTGTACGCCCCGGGCACGAAAGACGACGGCTGGCCGCTGGAGCGCCGGGAGTACGTCTTCGAGGCCCTCCCGACCGAGGAGATCGACTGTACGCTCCAGGGGACCTACACCGAACCGCGAAAGACCCTGACGTTCACCATCGGCGTCGGCCCCGACATCGAGCAGGCGGAGTTTCTGCTCTCCTGTGCGGACTGTGAGATTCTGGCCGAATGCCCCTACGCCGGGGCGAAGACGATGGCCTGAGAAAGAAGGAGTCTAGTCGTGGAAGACCCGGTCGAAGACGTCGAAGTTCTGGTCGACGATCTCCTTCGAGGGTGGGCTGGTCAGCAGTGAGACGACAACCACGAGTGCACTCGCGAGCAGCAGCGACGGCGCGGAGTAGTGGAAGCCGAAGGTCGTCCAGGCCGGGAGGACCTCGAAGGCCCAGAGCGCGACGATCGGGGTCGTGATCACGACGGAAGCCACCACACCCGTGCTCGTCGTCCCCTTCCAGTAGAGAGCGGCGAAGTAGGATGGCACCAGCGTCGCAAAGCCGGTGAACGCGAACACGCCGACCGCCAGGATCGTGTCCGGACGGGCGAGCACGAGCAGGTACGTGACCAGGGCCACCACCAGGATGAAGAACTTGCTGAAGCGGTTCTCCCACTGCGTGGAGAGCTCATAGCCCTGCATCTTGGCGATCGGCTTGATGATGTCATCGGAGAACATCGAGGACGTCGCCAGGAGCATGCCGTCCCAGGAGGTCATGATCGCGGCGAAGATCCCAGCGGCGATCAGGCCGACCATCCAGGTCGGGGCGTACATCTCCGCCAGTGCCGGCAGAATCCGGTCCACGGCGGTGCCCTCCAGTCCGGGGAGTGCGATACTGCCCCAGACCCCAAGCGAGATGGTCATGAAGAAGAGGACGCCGACCAGCACGGGGTAGATGTAGGTGTTGCGCTTGATCGTCTTCGGGCTGTCCGCGGACATGTTCTTGACCAGCACGTGAGCGATGACGCCGTTAGACATCCCCGTCGCGATCAGGCTGAACGGGATCCAGACCTTGGGGTCCTGGACCGCCGCGCCGCCGAGCGAGATCATCTGTGGGGAGAGCTGATCGAGGATGGCCTGGCCACCACCGAGTGCGTTGTAGACGATATACATCATCGGGACCAGCACCGCGAGCATGAGCGCCCCCTGGAAGATGTTCGTCCAGGCGCTGCCCCGCTGCCCGCCGGCGTAAGCCACCCAAGTCGTGATGAACAGGATGATCAACGCGCCGAGCCAGTAGGGGATGAACCCGTCGGTCACGACTTCGAAGATGATCCCGGCCCCGATGCCACCGATCACGATGTACTGGATCTCGTAGATGATCTGGGCGATCGAGATGACAAAACGCGG
Proteins encoded:
- a CDS encoding uroporphyrinogen decarboxylase family protein; the encoded protein is MSDEPAGPTLETWQRGDGIDFADEDAKADYQRRAKRMVDALRGADPDRVPVNLLSTFYPVFHAGYTPEEAMYEGEKLRDSLLTFVDDLEPDLFPWAASLIPSATALEIVDYQGFDWPGDGSSPETVYQAREREYMGVEDYEAFFTDPSDFFIRQYLPEVFGELDGMAHFPQFSNLTAGIAGVHPYLLPFGMPPMRETLQNLLDAGEEAMRWQQLIGGTVEEIVGAGYPQSVGGITLAPYDMLGDMVRGTHAIMMDLKRRPETLLEAVDRLVPIAIEMGITSAHVNNNPFVFIPLHKGADGFMSGEEFETFYWPQLRQVIEALTEADLVPWLFAEGRYTSRLETISDLPEGEMIWHFQDTDLELVRETLPESVTIAGDVSTGLLNTREPEAVTEYSQDLIERMGRNRFVLSPGVGLDEAKPANVKAMMDAPKNR
- a CDS encoding sodium:solute symporter family protein, with the protein product MVESDTVLILAIIAAYLAGTLLIGYLAWRVLESDVGDLFTASRSLGLVATAMGIFGTQVTAFGMMGAPGAAYGLGYSAYGYIVGMAQFMAAAAFFVIGYRVWLLAEAFDHVTPVHFFGDRFESYMPRFVISIAQIIYEIQYIVIGGIGAGIIFEVVTDGFIPYWLGALIILFITTWVAYAGGQRGSAWTNIFQGALMLAVLVPMMYIVYNALGGGQAILDQLSPQMISLGGAAVQDPKVWIPFSLIATGMSNGVIAHVLVKNMSADSPKTIKRNTYIYPVLVGVLFFMTISLGVWGSIALPGLEGTAVDRILPALAEMYAPTWMVGLIAAGIFAAIMTSWDGMLLATSSMFSDDIIKPIAKMQGYELSTQWENRFSKFFILVVALVTYLLVLARPDTILAVGVFAFTGFATLVPSYFAALYWKGTTSTGVVASVVITTPIVALWAFEVLPAWTTFGFHYSAPSLLLASALVVVVSLLTSPPSKEIVDQNFDVFDRVFHD